A genomic window from Cupriavidus metallidurans CH34 includes:
- the fusA gene encoding elongation factor G encodes MARKTPIERYRNIGISAHIDAGKTTTTERILFYTGVNHKIGEVHDGAATMDWMEQEQERGITITSAATTAFWKGMGGNYPEHRFNIIDTPGHVDFTIEVERSMRVLDGACMVYCAVGGVQPQSETVWRQANKYGVPRLAFVNKMDRTGANFFKVYDQLKTRLKANPVPVVVPIGAEDGFQGVVDLLEMKAIVWDEASQGVKFEYQDIPAELQATADEWREKMVESAAEASEELMEKYLGGEELTRAEIVKALRDRTIACEIQPMLCGTAFKNKGVQRMLDAVIDFLPSPVDIPPVKGVDESDDEKKLERKADDNEKFSALAFKIMTDPFVGQLIFFRVYSGKINSGDTVYNPVKQKKERLGRILQMHANQREEIKEVLAGDIAAAVGLKDATTGDTLCDPAAPIVLERMVFPEPVISQAVEPKTKADQEKMGIALNRLAAEDPSFRVRTDEESGQTIISGMGELHLEILVDRMKREFGVEANIGAPQVAYRETIRKKAEDVEGKFVKQSGGRGQYGHAVITLEPQEPGKGFEFIDAIKGGVIPREYIPAVEKGIVDTLPAGILAGFPVVDVKVTLTFGSYHDVDSNENAFRMAGSMAFKEAMRKASPVLLEPMMAVEVETPEDYTGTVMGDLSSRRGIVQGMDDMVGGGKIIKAEVPLSEMFGYSTALRSATQGRATYTMEFKHYAEAPKNIAEAVMTAKGKQ; translated from the coding sequence GTGGCTCGTAAGACTCCTATTGAGCGCTACCGTAACATCGGTATTTCGGCTCACATTGACGCGGGTAAAACCACCACGACCGAGCGGATCCTGTTCTACACCGGTGTGAACCACAAGATCGGTGAAGTGCATGATGGCGCGGCCACCATGGACTGGATGGAGCAGGAGCAGGAGCGCGGCATCACCATCACGTCTGCTGCGACCACCGCCTTCTGGAAGGGCATGGGCGGCAACTACCCCGAGCACCGCTTCAACATCATCGACACCCCGGGCCACGTGGACTTCACCATCGAGGTGGAGCGCTCCATGCGCGTGCTGGATGGCGCCTGCATGGTCTACTGCGCAGTGGGTGGCGTGCAGCCCCAGTCGGAAACCGTCTGGCGTCAGGCCAACAAGTACGGCGTGCCGCGTCTGGCGTTCGTCAACAAGATGGACCGTACCGGCGCGAACTTCTTCAAGGTCTACGACCAGCTGAAGACCCGCCTGAAGGCCAACCCGGTGCCCGTCGTGGTGCCGATCGGCGCTGAAGACGGCTTCCAGGGCGTTGTCGACCTGCTGGAAATGAAGGCGATCGTCTGGGACGAAGCCAGCCAGGGCGTGAAGTTCGAGTACCAGGACATCCCGGCCGAACTGCAAGCTACCGCTGACGAATGGCGCGAGAAGATGGTTGAGTCCGCCGCCGAAGCCAGCGAAGAGCTGATGGAAAAGTACCTGGGCGGCGAAGAGCTGACCCGCGCCGAGATCGTGAAGGCGCTGCGTGACCGTACCATCGCCTGCGAAATCCAGCCGATGCTGTGCGGCACCGCGTTCAAGAACAAGGGCGTGCAGCGTATGCTCGACGCCGTGATCGACTTCCTGCCGTCGCCGGTTGATATTCCGCCGGTCAAGGGCGTGGACGAAAGCGACGACGAGAAGAAGCTCGAGCGCAAGGCTGACGACAACGAGAAGTTCTCGGCGCTGGCGTTCAAGATCATGACCGACCCGTTCGTTGGTCAGCTGATTTTCTTCCGCGTGTACTCGGGCAAGATCAATTCGGGCGACACCGTGTACAACCCGGTGAAGCAGAAGAAGGAGCGTCTGGGCCGTATTCTGCAGATGCACGCCAACCAGCGCGAAGAAATCAAGGAAGTGCTGGCCGGTGACATCGCCGCCGCGGTGGGCCTGAAGGACGCCACCACGGGTGACACGCTGTGCGACCCCGCTGCCCCGATCGTGCTCGAGCGCATGGTGTTCCCGGAGCCGGTGATCTCGCAGGCTGTCGAGCCGAAGACCAAGGCTGACCAGGAAAAGATGGGCATCGCCCTGAACCGCCTGGCCGCTGAAGATCCGTCGTTCCGCGTGCGTACCGATGAAGAATCGGGCCAGACCATCATTTCGGGCATGGGCGAGCTCCACCTCGAAATTCTGGTCGACCGCATGAAGCGCGAATTCGGCGTGGAAGCCAACATCGGCGCGCCGCAGGTTGCCTACCGCGAAACCATTCGCAAGAAGGCCGAGGACGTCGAAGGCAAGTTCGTCAAGCAGTCGGGCGGCCGCGGCCAGTACGGTCACGCCGTGATCACGCTGGAACCGCAAGAGCCGGGCAAGGGCTTCGAATTCATCGACGCCATCAAGGGCGGTGTGATTCCTCGCGAATACATCCCGGCGGTCGAGAAGGGTATCGTCGACACGCTGCCGGCCGGTATCCTGGCTGGCTTCCCGGTGGTGGACGTGAAGGTCACGCTGACGTTCGGTTCGTACCACGATGTGGACTCGAACGAAAACGCGTTCCGCATGGCCGGCTCGATGGCTTTCAAGGAAGCCATGCGCAAGGCCAGCCCGGTTCTGCTCGAGCCGATGATGGCCGTGGAAGTGGAAACGCCGGAAGACTACACGGGTACCGTGATGGGCGACTTGTCGTCCCGCCGCGGCATCGTGCAGGGCATGGACGACATGGTGGGCGGCGGCAAGATCATCAAGGCCGAAGTCCCGCTGTCGGAAATGTTCGGTTACTCGACCGCGCTGCGTTCGGCCACGCAAGGCCGCGCCACGTACACCATGGAATTCAAGCACTACGCTGAGGCACCGAAGAACATCGCCGAAGCTGTGATGACGGCCAAGGGCAAGCAATAA